From Frateuria aurantia DSM 6220, one genomic window encodes:
- a CDS encoding GGDEF domain-containing protein, producing MDAPMHEQGMGALPVLLFVTGLVCASGFSLILRTLSDEKAYRYWVASLWIGLFSIMVVMFFPVHRPFPVLLAGHLALAASQVLLVAGVLHYCGRRVNALILIAPACLYIVLQVILYLYGYRLLPRIALYGFAVAVWDIWVIGLLLPGTRGGDIYGRRIAIIVIAGHALMHLLEVLYLLPAFSWRRPQGLADSVAIYYISIVMTLAKCFALLAMVVEKLINELRRAAEIDGMTGLLNRSALISRGAEGLAGARAKDLPFGALFIDIDHFKSINDDRGHHVGDQILKWFSSALKDVVHGKQDLCGRYGGEEFVCFLPGSDVLSCMTLGNRLRLHLASHPANAAAEGLDVTVSIGVAMDDGHSDLIRLIKLADTALYAAKNTGRDRVVLAEDQEPGIPKRRAGRC from the coding sequence ATGGACGCGCCGATGCACGAGCAAGGGATGGGTGCGCTGCCAGTGCTGCTGTTTGTCACCGGGCTGGTCTGTGCGTCCGGGTTTTCACTCATCCTCAGGACATTGAGCGATGAAAAGGCCTACCGCTACTGGGTAGCCAGCCTGTGGATCGGACTGTTCTCGATCATGGTGGTGATGTTCTTTCCCGTGCATCGGCCGTTTCCGGTGCTGCTTGCGGGGCATCTGGCCCTGGCGGCCTCGCAGGTGCTGCTGGTCGCCGGCGTGCTGCATTACTGCGGTCGCAGGGTGAATGCACTGATCCTGATCGCTCCGGCCTGTCTCTATATCGTGCTTCAGGTGATCCTGTATCTGTATGGCTACAGGCTGCTGCCACGTATCGCCTTATACGGCTTCGCCGTGGCGGTATGGGATATATGGGTCATCGGTCTGCTGCTGCCCGGGACGCGGGGCGGCGATATCTACGGCCGTCGCATCGCGATCATCGTGATTGCCGGACATGCCTTGATGCATCTGCTGGAAGTGCTGTATCTGCTGCCGGCGTTTTCCTGGCGTCGACCGCAGGGTCTGGCCGATTCCGTCGCGATCTACTACATCTCGATCGTCATGACGCTGGCCAAGTGCTTTGCCTTGCTGGCCATGGTGGTGGAAAAACTGATCAATGAGTTGCGCAGGGCGGCCGAAATCGACGGCATGACCGGCCTGCTCAACCGTTCCGCCCTGATAAGCCGAGGGGCCGAGGGCCTGGCTGGCGCGCGCGCGAAAGACCTGCCGTTCGGAGCACTCTTTATCGACATCGACCATTTCAAGTCGATCAACGATGATCGTGGTCATCATGTGGGGGACCAGATCCTGAAATGGTTTTCCTCGGCCCTGAAAGATGTGGTGCATGGCAAGCAGGATCTGTGCGGGCGATATGGCGGCGAGGAATTCGTCTGCTTTCTGCCGGGCAGCGATGTCCTCTCATGCATGACACTGGGCAATCGTCTGCGTCTCCATCTGGCCAGTCATCCGGCGAATGCCGCAGCGGAAGGACTCGACGTCACGGTCAGCATCGGTGTGGCCATGGATGATGGGCATTCCGATTTGATCCGGTTGATCAAGCTGGCGGACACCGCCCTCTATGCGGCGAAAAACACTGGCCGGGACCGGGTGGTCCTGGCGGAGGATCAGGAACCGGGAATCCCGAAGCGTCGCGCTGGGCGTTGCTGA
- the fabR gene encoding HTH-type transcriptional repressor FabR: protein MTSIIPSLPLDAAPSRKPVIAREDLLAATLKLIGPNRSLSTVSLREVAREAGIAPNSFYRQFRDMDELAIALIDLAGRSLRTIIGQARERATSTDRSVIKVSVETFMEQLRADDKLLHVLLREGAVGSDAFKHAVERELNYFEDELKVDLIRLAAAKRSKLHEPELVSRAITRLVFAMGAVAMDQPPELDPKLIDEISQMLRMIITGARVLDNSQV from the coding sequence ATGACTTCCATCATCCCGTCCCTTCCCCTTGACGCCGCGCCATCCCGCAAACCCGTTATTGCACGCGAGGATCTTTTGGCAGCGACCCTCAAGCTGATCGGGCCGAACCGGAGCCTGTCGACGGTAAGCCTGCGTGAGGTGGCACGTGAAGCCGGCATCGCGCCCAACAGCTTCTATCGCCAATTCCGGGATATGGACGAGCTGGCGATTGCCCTGATCGACCTGGCCGGACGCTCGCTGCGTACGATCATCGGTCAGGCGCGCGAACGCGCCACATCCACCGATCGCAGCGTGATCAAGGTGTCGGTGGAAACCTTCATGGAACAGCTCCGCGCGGACGACAAGTTGCTGCACGTCCTCCTGCGCGAAGGCGCGGTCGGCTCGGACGCCTTCAAGCATGCTGTTGAACGTGAACTCAATTACTTCGAAGACGAGTTGAAGGTGGACCTCATCCGCCTTGCCGCCGCCAAACGCTCGAAGCTCCACGAACCGGAGCTGGTCTCCCGGGCGATTACGCGGCTGGTATTCGCCATGGGCGCGGTGGCGATGGACCAGCCGCCCGAACTTGACCCCAAGCTGATCGATGAGATCTCGCAGATGCTGCGCATGATCATTACGGGGGCGCGCGTATTGGACAACTCGCAGGTCTGA